ATCAGTGATGAGGGCGGACTGGAAAATATTATGTGGTCAGGGCCGAGTGCGCCAACGGACCGCTTTCCGCGACGGCTGCAGATTGCCTGTCTGACCGATGAGTTCGACTATGAGTTACAAGTCGGTTTTCCGGAAAAACTGCCTTATCCGACCCAGTTCGTGCTGGACCCAATTGTCAAAGAGGAGTCTATCTGGCTGGCGGGCTTTTCCCGACGACCATCATCGCGCGTGCTACAGCGCAAAAATCAGGCCGCGTTTCTGGTAGATGTTAACGGCGAAAAAAGTACCTTCACCGATACTATTTATGAGAACGAATCCATCTTTGGTCAATTGGGTGAACCGCATCGCTTTCCAGAGGTCTCGCGGGTCAGGGAGACCATGCGACGCTGGCGTTTTTATCACGAGTTCAATATTGGCAGGCACTCGCCGCTACGCCAACCGGCGGTCGGCTACCGCTCGCCGGTGCTTGATAGCAATGGGCATAATCTTGCTGCCGCCTTTCAGACTATTGTGGAAATCGGCGCGGAGGAACTGCTGCATGAGATCCTCGCCGAGGCCTTTCCGCAATGCACATTCTATTGTGAGAATGAGAATTCACGTTTCTCAATGAAGATGCGGCGTAACGGTGTTTACCGGCCTCTACTGGCCTCCGAGATGTCCGATGGCACGCTGCGTTTCCTGTGCCTGGCAGTGGCATTGTTAAGCCCTCGACCACCAGCATTTCTGGCGATCAATGAGCCGGAAAACAGCCTGCACCGCCAGATGTTTCCGGCGCTTGCCAGATTAATTGTTGAAGCGTCTCGATATAGCCAAATTTGGTTGACTAGCCATTCTGCCGAGCTTTCCGAATTGATTTCCTCAATGGCCGAAGCGCAAATTTATGCGCTGGAAAATAGCGATGGAGAGACGCGAATTATTGAGTGATATTGGCTATATGCTTCGAAATGCCGCCGGATTATTTCCGGCGGCATCTATTTTATGCTGCTGCCGGGAGGAGCGTTTTGCTACCTTTCAGGGTAAATAGTGAGATAACCGTAAAGCTCAGGGTAATACAGCCGAGGATCAGATAAGCCTGATGGAAGCCAACGGTATCGTACATCCGTCCAACCCACGCTGACAGCACAACGCCCGAAAGCTGTTTCGATAAATTAAAACCAATCAGGAACAGCGTGGCAGAGAGTTTTGGGTTAAAGGCCGACGAGATATATTTAAAAGTGCCCACCAGCAGGAACGGAACTTCAAACATATGCAGCATTTTTAAGATAACCACTTCCACCGCCGAGGTAGCAAAAGACGATCCTAAAATACGCACTGACATAATCAGTCCGGCGGTCAACAGGGCATTCTTGGCACCAATTCGGTTAACAATAGCCGGCGCGCAGAACATGATTAGTGCATTAAGTAGTTCCCCGCCGGTGGTGACGAAGCCAAAGATTTCGGTCCCACGCTGCGGGCTGGAGAAGAAGCCTTTAAAGAAGTTGGCGAACTGCTGGTCGAAGACGTCATAGACGCTGGCGACGCCAACGACATAAATGATGAAGCCCCAGAAACGTGGCATCCGCAGCAGCTCCGCGGCGGTGCGCATCGAGAAGGCCTGGCGATTAGCACCCAGCGCGTCGATAACTTGTTCACTATTGCTGCTTTCCGGTTTTGATACCCACAGCAGCACGCCAAGGATCAGCGCAAAACCGGAGGCAATCCAGAAAGTAATATTGGGATCAATACCAAATAAAATGCCGGTGATTGATGCACATAGCGCCCAGCCGATACAGCCGGAAACGCGAACCTTACCGTATTCAAAACGGTTAGCGCGGCTGACGCGTTCAATATAGGCTTCTACCGCCCCGGAGCCGCTGGAGAATACTATCCCCAGGTAAATCCCGCCCGCCAGCGCGCCCGCGATGATATTCATCTGCAATAGCGGCGAGAAGACGAAAATAAAGAATGGCGCGAACAGGATTAATAAAACTGTGATGGTCCATAGCAGATGCTTGCGTAGCCCAAGCTTATCTGAAATCAAGCCAAATATGGGTTGGAAGATAATGGCGAAGAGCGAAATTGAGGAGAAGACAATCCCCGTTTCGGTTTTGGTTAAATGGTTAACTTCCGCCAGCCACACCGGGAAAAAGGGAAAGTAAGCCGACATAATGAAATAGTAGAAGAAAAAGAACAGCATAAAGTAAAAGAAGTTATGCCGTTCTCGGGGCGCGAGTTCAGAGAGTTTCATTGTGAATATTCCATCTTATTATGCCTGTAAGGTTGGGGGCTTTCGCCCCCGATTATTATTGGAAGTGAATCGTTAACTGATATTGCCATTGTGTCTCAAGCAGCAGCCATTGCTGTAGTACGCTTGGCGTCCAGGAGTCATCGCCGCCGATGCCCATATGCTGGCCATCGAGGGTGATCCAGACGCCGTCTTCCGGCTTCATCCAGTGCCAGTGGTCCGTTTCTGTTAACTGCGCGGTACTGTAGGGTTGTACTGAGAAGTGGAAGTTACCCGCCACATGCCAGCGACCCCAGTCCAGCGCCTTGTTATCACAACGCAGACCGTTTTCGGTTGGGAAAATATACGCTGTGCTCATCTCTTCCAGCGGCAGCTGCCAGCGGGAGAAGCAGGCACTGGTGCGGCGATCCGGGTAGTTCTCATGCGGGCCGTAACCCAGCCAGGAGACCCGCTGATGCTGGTCCGGGACCTGGAAATTCAGCCCGACGCGCGGCAGCGGCGGCAGGGTGCCAGCGCGTTCGCCATCAACCGCCAGATGCAGCTTACCCTCAGCATCAAACGTCATCCGCCAGTGGCTGACGATCACCACTTCTTCATCGCGCAAATAGTGCCAGCGGCTATCGATCACCACTTGATGGGCCAGACTCTGCGCCTCGCACTGCACGCAGCGGGCGCTGAGATTGTAGAGACCGGCGCTTTTCCAGCGTTCAACCCAGGCGTTAGGATCGATGCGTTCTACTTCGCTAACGCCAATATCGTTATCCAGCGGTGCGCGTACGAACTGGTCACGCAGCGGCGTCAGTAGCTGTTCCACGCCGTCTACCTGCCAGTGGCTCAGCAGACCGCTTTCCCGGTCGATAGTCCATTGTTGCGATCCACTGCGTACAGTCCAGGCGCTGTCGCTGCTGTCCAGCGTTGGCGCAGCACCCGCAGACGCAGGGGCGCGCAAAGCTAGTGGCGCGGCGAGGGCGAACTGTTGCCATGCGACGCGATGCCCGGCGTCGGACCAGGCGGTGGCCTGCGGCTGGACCACGTCCAGCGTCAGCCACACCTCTTCGGCACCGGCAGGCAGCACCAGGTTCTCGCATAGCGTCAGCTCGCGTTGGCCTTCGGGCGCAAGATCGAGCTTCATGCTGCCCTCGGCAAAGGTTTCACCTGCCGCCTGAACCTGCCAGCGCAACTCTTCGTTATCGGTAGTACGGAACAGATATTCGCTGCTGATGCTGATACGCAGCGGGTTTTGCGCCAGCAGGGTAAACTGGAAAAACTGCTGCGCATGTTTAGCTTCAATTAATGAAGGGTGCGCGCGGCGATCCGGGAACACCAGACCGTTCATACAGAACTGGCGATCGTTCGGTTTATCGCCAAAATCGCCGCCGTAGGCCCAGCCCACGCTGCCGTCGTCGAAGGTTTTGCTAATGGCCTGATCGGCCCAGTCCCAGATAAAGCCGCCCTGCAGGCGCGGGTAGTCGCGAAACGCCTGCCAGTAATCGGCAAAGTTACCCAGGCTGTTGCCCATCGCGTGGGCGTACTCGCAGAGGATCAGCGGACGCTGCTCGCCCGGCAGGCTGATCCATTTTTTGATCCCCCATTTGGGCACAGTTGGAATCAACTGGTCACGCTCAACGCGGGCGTACATCGGGCAGATAATATCGGTAGTCGTGCTGTCGGCGCCGCCGCCTTCATATTGCACCGGGCGTGAGGGATCGTTGCGTTTCAGCCAGTGATACATCGCTTCGTGGTTGCTGCCGCCGCCGGATTCATTTCCCAGCGACCAGATAATAATTGACGGATGGTTACGATTGCTTTGCAGCATCCGGCTGACGCGGGCGCTGTAGGCCGGCAGCCAGGACGGATCGTCGGAAAGGCGATTCATCGGCACCATGCCGTGGGTTTCGATATTGGCTTCGTCGACCACGTACAGGCCGTAGCGGTTGCATAACTCATACCAGCGCGGAGCGTTAGGGTAGTGGGAGCAGCGAGCGGCGTTAAAATTGTTCTGCTTCATCAGCAGAATATCCTGCACCATGTCCTCTTCGGTCACCACCTGGCCGCGCTGGTGGTGATGCTCGTGGCGGTTGACGCCGCGGATGAGCAGTGCTTTGCCGTTCAGCAGCAGCAGGCCGTTTTTGATTTCGACACGACGAAAACCGATATCCCAGGCTTCAGCTTCAATCAGCTCATCGCCGCGCCACAGCGAAACGACCGCCCGGTAGCAGTTCGGCGTCTCCGCGCTCCACAGCGCCGGGCGTTCAACCTGCAAACTAATTGCCGCGCGTTCGGCGTAGTTTCCGCGCTCATCAATCATCGGCGAGCCCGGCAATTGCTGGTGGCTGGCGACCAGATGAGCGCCATCCCACAGTTCAACCTTTACCGTCAGATCTTCCAGTTGCTGTACCGGCGCAGCGACGCTTAAATTGACCAGCAGCTCAGCATCGCGATACAACGCATCCAACTGAGGAGTTAGCTGAACATCGCTGAGGTGAAGCTCCGGTTTATTTAACAGCCACACCGAGCGGAATATCCCACTCATCCGCCACATATCCTGATCTTCAAGCCAGGTTCCCGCGCTCCAGCGCATCACCATGACGCAGATGCGGTTTTCTCCCGCCTGCAGATACGGGCTGAGATCGAAGGCGGCGGGCAGGCGACTGTCCTGCGAGTAACCGACCCATTTGCCGTTGCACCACAGATGAAACGCCGAGTTGACGCCATCGAAGATAATCTGCGTCTGACCTTCGACCTGCCAGTGTTCATCGACGCTAAAGGTCAGCGAGTAGCAGCCAGTGGGGTTCTCGTCAGGGACGCGCGGCGGCGTCGTATCGATAGGGTAGCGGACGTTAGTATAGATAGGGGCGTCGTAGCCTTCCATTTGCCAGTTCGACGGTACCGGGGTACTGCGGCAGTCCGGCAGATCGTCATTGATCCAGCTGGCATCCACATCGAACGGGCTGGGAACGTAAGAAAACTGCCACTGACCATCAAGCAGACGACGGCTTGCCGAAGGCTGGTTATCCCGCGCCGCGCCGGTATCGCGCCAGCTGGCGAAAGTCGGGTGGGCCGCTAAGCGATTGAGGTGAGAAATGGTCTGGTTTTGCCAGTCTTCTCGGGCAATCACTTCATGAAACGTCGGTCCTGCGGTGGAGATAGAGTCATGTTGTTGCATATACATACCTGACGGATAAGTGAGAAAATGTCATTCGCTAGACAAGAATGGTTTCGTTATCAGATATTTTCATTAAGGCCGCAATATTGGCGAAATTGAAACCCACTGGCGATCACGAAATGCCTGGAAAATGGCTGATTCTTGTCGTCTTTTAAACATAAAATGTTAGCGGGCGACATTTGGGTTTTCAGGCAGAAGGAGCAGGCGATGCAGCGCCGTTTGGCAACGTTAGAAGATGTGGCCCGCGAGGCCGGGGTTTCTCAGCAGACGGTCTCTCGGGTACTGAATAATCCGGAGGTGGTTTCTGAACGAACCCGCGACAAAGTGATCCGCGCGATGCAGGCGTTGCACTATGTGCCGAACCGCTCTGCGCAGCTGCTGGCGGGAAAATCCGCGCCGTCGATTGGGCTCATTACCGCTTCGTTGACCCTGCACGCGCCTTCGCAAATCGCCGCGGCGGTAAAAAGTTATGCCGGTTCACATCAACTGGAGGTGTCGATTGCGATGCCAGCGCAGATCGATTATTCGTCACTGCAGGCGCGGTTGAATGAGTTTCGTGCCCAGCACATTCGCGGAGCGATTATCAGCCTGCCGCTGGAAAGCAGCCTGGCGGAGCGGCTGGTAGAGGAGAACCCGGATATTTCCTGCCTGTTCCTTGACGTTTCGCCGGAGACCGATGTGTGTTGCGTGCGCTTCGATCACCGCGACGGCTGCGGAGCCTGCGTGCGCCATCTGTGGGATTCAGGACATCGCGAGTTCGGATTACTCGCCGGGCCGGAGAGTTCGGTCTCGGCACGGATGCGCTTGAGCAGCTGGCGCGAGGCGCTACACCGGCTGGGGGTCAGCAATGCGGTGACGGTGTTTGGCGACTGGAGCGCAGCCAGC
This Klebsiella sp. RHBSTW-00484 DNA region includes the following protein-coding sequences:
- a CDS encoding AAA family ATPase encodes the protein MINHIRIKNFRSVRDIELELGALNIVFGPNGCGKSNIYKAIHLLTASADGQFSGYISDEGGLENIMWSGPSAPTDRFPRRLQIACLTDEFDYELQVGFPEKLPYPTQFVLDPIVKEESIWLAGFSRRPSSRVLQRKNQAAFLVDVNGEKSTFTDTIYENESIFGQLGEPHRFPEVSRVRETMRRWRFYHEFNIGRHSPLRQPAVGYRSPVLDSNGHNLAAAFQTIVEIGAEELLHEILAEAFPQCTFYCENENSRFSMKMRRNGVYRPLLASEMSDGTLRFLCLAVALLSPRPPAFLAINEPENSLHRQMFPALARLIVEASRYSQIWLTSHSAELSELISSMAEAQIYALENSDGETRIIE
- a CDS encoding MFS transporter; protein product: MKLSELAPRERHNFFYFMLFFFFYYFIMSAYFPFFPVWLAEVNHLTKTETGIVFSSISLFAIIFQPIFGLISDKLGLRKHLLWTITVLLILFAPFFIFVFSPLLQMNIIAGALAGGIYLGIVFSSGSGAVEAYIERVSRANRFEYGKVRVSGCIGWALCASITGILFGIDPNITFWIASGFALILGVLLWVSKPESSNSEQVIDALGANRQAFSMRTAAELLRMPRFWGFIIYVVGVASVYDVFDQQFANFFKGFFSSPQRGTEIFGFVTTGGELLNALIMFCAPAIVNRIGAKNALLTAGLIMSVRILGSSFATSAVEVVILKMLHMFEVPFLLVGTFKYISSAFNPKLSATLFLIGFNLSKQLSGVVLSAWVGRMYDTVGFHQAYLILGCITLSFTVISLFTLKGSKTLLPAAA
- a CDS encoding beta-galactosidase, whose amino-acid sequence is MQQHDSISTAGPTFHEVIAREDWQNQTISHLNRLAAHPTFASWRDTGAARDNQPSASRRLLDGQWQFSYVPSPFDVDASWINDDLPDCRSTPVPSNWQMEGYDAPIYTNVRYPIDTTPPRVPDENPTGCYSLTFSVDEHWQVEGQTQIIFDGVNSAFHLWCNGKWVGYSQDSRLPAAFDLSPYLQAGENRICVMVMRWSAGTWLEDQDMWRMSGIFRSVWLLNKPELHLSDVQLTPQLDALYRDAELLVNLSVAAPVQQLEDLTVKVELWDGAHLVASHQQLPGSPMIDERGNYAERAAISLQVERPALWSAETPNCYRAVVSLWRGDELIEAEAWDIGFRRVEIKNGLLLLNGKALLIRGVNRHEHHHQRGQVVTEEDMVQDILLMKQNNFNAARCSHYPNAPRWYELCNRYGLYVVDEANIETHGMVPMNRLSDDPSWLPAYSARVSRMLQSNRNHPSIIIWSLGNESGGGSNHEAMYHWLKRNDPSRPVQYEGGGADSTTTDIICPMYARVERDQLIPTVPKWGIKKWISLPGEQRPLILCEYAHAMGNSLGNFADYWQAFRDYPRLQGGFIWDWADQAISKTFDDGSVGWAYGGDFGDKPNDRQFCMNGLVFPDRRAHPSLIEAKHAQQFFQFTLLAQNPLRISISSEYLFRTTDNEELRWQVQAAGETFAEGSMKLDLAPEGQRELTLCENLVLPAGAEEVWLTLDVVQPQATAWSDAGHRVAWQQFALAAPLALRAPASAGAAPTLDSSDSAWTVRSGSQQWTIDRESGLLSHWQVDGVEQLLTPLRDQFVRAPLDNDIGVSEVERIDPNAWVERWKSAGLYNLSARCVQCEAQSLAHQVVIDSRWHYLRDEEVVIVSHWRMTFDAEGKLHLAVDGERAGTLPPLPRVGLNFQVPDQHQRVSWLGYGPHENYPDRRTSACFSRWQLPLEEMSTAYIFPTENGLRCDNKALDWGRWHVAGNFHFSVQPYSTAQLTETDHWHWMKPEDGVWITLDGQHMGIGGDDSWTPSVLQQWLLLETQWQYQLTIHFQ
- a CDS encoding LacI family DNA-binding transcriptional regulator, whose protein sequence is MQRRLATLEDVAREAGVSQQTVSRVLNNPEVVSERTRDKVIRAMQALHYVPNRSAQLLAGKSAPSIGLITASLTLHAPSQIAAAVKSYAGSHQLEVSIAMPAQIDYSSLQARLNEFRAQHIRGAIISLPLESSLAERLVEENPDISCLFLDVSPETDVCCVRFDHRDGCGACVRHLWDSGHREFGLLAGPESSVSARMRLSSWREALHRLGVSNAVTVFGDWSAASGWNKTFELLHQHPSISAIVVANDQMALGVLSALAQLNRTGSQAISVTGYDDTADSLYFQPPLTTVAQDFNVLGRRAVELLIQLMASPQLRIRELLPTRLIIRHSTWPCAVEAKDEKAQLIAQIKTLVEKL